From a single Rutidosis leptorrhynchoides isolate AG116_Rl617_1_P2 chromosome 5, CSIRO_AGI_Rlap_v1, whole genome shotgun sequence genomic region:
- the LOC139849186 gene encoding CDK5RAP1-like protein, with protein MAACVSSIFSIHPLRIKKFQPHSFNHRHLLSSLNPQQQLFIISPRQKRHFKPSPFFLNFSKNYSKSTIFNNQNNTIPSFHHFLAQPHATALNPPDVTTLTDDVSSSEVLPRGRIYQETYGCQMNVNDMEIVLSVMKTAGYNEIVNDPESAEIIFINTCAIRDNAEQRVWQRLNYFWFLKRHWKSNVATGRSHSFRPPKVVVLGCMAERLKDKILDSDKMVDVVCGPDAYRDLPRLLEEVDNGQKGINTLLSLEETYADISPVRISKTSISAFVSVMRGCNNMCSFCIVPFTRGRERSRPVESIVKEVAELQNEGVKEVTLLGQNVNSYNDACDDEIELNGDWKLSDGFSSKCKVKKVGLRFADLLDRLSLEFPEIRFRYTSPHPKDFPDELLYIMRDRHNVCKNIHLPAQSGNSNMLERMRRGYTREAYLELVQKIRSIIPDVGLTSDFICGFCDETEEEHEDTLSLVKAVGYDMAYMFAYSMREKTHAHRNYTDNVPEDVKQRRLTELIEAFRESTGQCFDSQIGTIQLVLVEGPNKRAPETELIGKSDRGHRVIFSNLPVPDWVDNDGDRIPKVGDYVEVRILKSSRASLFGAAIGITTMSSYYKVAQEEAVASLNPLTNESFDSPAEGKPGGTSPLSARSATGNDVRHAMHRHVTNHVRRMTSNIRACREPSVVSREET; from the exons ATGGCGGCCTGTGTATCCTCCATCTTTAGTATCCACCCTCTTCGCATCAAAAAATTTCAACCACATTCTTTCAATCACAGACACCTTCTTTCATCTTTAAACCCTCAACAACAATTATTCATAATCTCACCTCGTCAAAAACGCCATTTCAAACCCTCTCCTTTCTTCCTCAATTTCTCCAAAAATTACTCTAAATCCACCATTTTCAATAACCAAAATAACACTATTCCAAGTTTTCATCATTTTCTTGCTCAACCTCATGCTACTGCCCTCAACCCCCCTGATGTTACTACTTTAACCGA tgatgtTTCATCATCTGAAGTTCTTCCAAGAGGTCGTATCTATCAAGAAACGTACGGATGCCAAATGAATGTCAACGATATGGAGATCGTTTTGTCTGTTATGAAAACTGCTGGATATAACGAAATCGTTAACGACCCCGAAAGTGCCGAAATCATCTTTATTAATACTTGTGCTATTAGGGACAATGCGGAACAACGAGTATGGCAACGGCTTAATTATTTTTGGTTTTTAAAACGACATTGGAAAAGTAACGTCGCAACCGGACGGTCCCACTCTTTTCGTCCTCCAAAAGTAGTTGTACTCGGTTGCATGGCCGAAAGATTAAAAGATAAAATCTTGGATTCGGATAAAATGGTGGATGTTGTTTGTGGGCCCGATGCCTATCGTGATTTGCCACGTTTGTTAGAGGAAGTGGACAACGGTCAAAAAGGGATTAATACACTTTTATCTCTTGAAGAAACCTACGCTGACATAAGCCCAGTGCGAATCTCGAAAACTTCTATCTCCGCTTTCGTGTCGGTAATGCGAGGGTGTAATAATATGTGTTCGTTTTGTATTGTTCCGTTTACGAGAGGTAGAGAAAGATCTCGACCCGTGGAGTCAATAGTCAAAGAAGTGGCCGAACTTCAAAACGAAGGAGTCAAAGAAGTTACACTTCTTGGTCAAAATGTCAATAGTTATAACGACGCGTGTGATGATGAGATTGAATTAAACGGTGATTGGAAACTAAGTGACGGGTTTTCGAGCAAATGTAAAGTGAAAAAAGTGGGGTTGCGGTTTGCGGATCTTTTGGATAGACTCTCGCTTGAGTTCCCGGAAATAAGATTTCGGTACACGTCTCCACACCCtaaagattttcccgatgaatTGTTGTATATAATGCGAGATAGACACAACGTTTGCAAAAATATTCATTTGCCTGCACAATCGGGAAATAGCAACATGCTTGAAAGAATGAGACGAGGGTATACACGGGAAGCTTATTTAGAACTTGTGCAAAAGATTCGGAGTATAATTCCAGATGTCGGATTAACAAGTGATTTCATTTGTG GCTTTTGTGATGAGACAGAAGAAGAACACGAAGACACTTTGAGTTTAGTAAAGGCCGTTGGTTACGATATGGCGTACATGTTTGCATATAGCATGCGGGAGAAAACGCACGCTCATCGAAACTATACCGATAACGTTCCCGAAGACGTAAAACAGAGACGACTAACCGAACTCATCGAAGCATTCCGTGAGAGTACGGGTCAGTGTTTTGACTCCCAAATCGGCACTATTCAGCTTGTTTTAGTTGAAGGACCGAATAAACGAGCTCCTGAAACCGAACTCATAGGAAAGAGCGATAGAGGCCATAGGGTGATTTTTAGTAATTTGCCGGTTCCCGATTGGGTGGATAATGATGGTGATAGGATACCAAAAGTTGGTGATTATGTTGAAGTTAGGATATTGAAATCGTCACGAGCGTCACTTTTTGGTGCTGCAATTGGTATTACTACAATGAGCTCTTATTATAAAGTTGCACAAGAAGAAGCTGTTGCGTCTTT GAACCCCCTTACGAACGAATCTTTTGACTCCCCCGCAGAGGGTAAACCTGGAGGAACGAGCCCGCTGAGTGCCAGATCCGCTACCGG TAATGACGTACGTCACGCCATGCACCGTCACGTGACTAATCACGTGCGACGCATGACGTCCAACATACGAGCTTGCCGAGAACCTAGTGTTGTGTCACGTGAGGAAACGTGA
- the LOC139849187 gene encoding uncharacterized protein, protein MADFMVECICATPPASTVEEAPDIITWELFTDGASSTDGAGAGLILTGPEGEEHTYALRFTFHASNNEAEYEALLSGLRIDEKMGIKALKVSVDSQLVSNQMNETFEARDLAMQKYLKLAEDMANKFEHFSITQEVAPVEEVDTWISPIILYLKHGTLPVDRVAARKIRMKAPSYTLKDGVLFKKSFTEPLLRCIGPNEAETIIREVHEGTCGMHAGFRTVVGKIMRLGYYWPSMYRDTEVVVKACASCQRHAPQIHMPPHELIPVTSAWPFYKWAINLVGAFSDGKHLVVAIDFFTKWVEAKPLKSITGKQIVNFVWEEIVCRFGIPHEIGSGVGWTQIGKAGLMSSRKSCGLFQTTPKGSNRETPFSLVYGSEAVIPAEIAVPTQRVLEFNDESNIVNLKENLDLLEERHEITAIREASNKQKISKYYNQRVKDSSFRPGDYVWRNNNASWVEDTGKLGPKWEGPCVVVDALGNGAYNLKTHDGKFVPRIWNATNLKKFYV, encoded by the exons ATGGCGGACTTCATGGTCGAATGTATCTGCGCCACGCCACCAGCATCAACTGTTGAAGAAGCACCTGACATAATCACGTGGGAACTATTCACTGATGGGGCGTCGAGCACTGATGGCGCAGGTGCCGGGTTAATCTTAACAGGCCCAGAAGGGGAGGAACATACTTACGCATTGCGTTTTACATTCCACGCCTCCAACAATGAGGCTGAGTATGAGGCACTCCTATCAGGCTTAAGAATTGATGAAAAGATGGGCATCAAAGCCCTCAAAGTCTCGGTCGATTCTCAGCTCGTATCAAATCAAATGAACGAGACGTTTGAGGCTAGGGATCTAGCTATGCAAAAATATCTCAAGTTGGCAGAAGATATGGCTAACAAATTCGAACATTTCTCAATCACTCAA GAAGTCGCTCCTGTGGAGGAGGTCGATACTTGGATAAGTCCAATTATTTTGTATCTCAAACACGGTACGCTACCTGTCGATAGGGTAGCGGCAAGGAAAATTCGAATGAAAGCGCCCTCATACACGCTAAAGGACGGTGTCCTATTTAAAAAATCTTTTACGGAACCGTTATTGCGTTGCATTGGTCCAAACGAGGCGGAAACGATTATAAGGGAGGTACATGAGGGGACTTGTGGCATGCATGCAGGGTTTAGAACTGTTGTTGGAAAGATAATGAGGTTGGGGTACTATTGGCCATCCATGTACCGTGACACTGAAGTAGTTGTTAAAGCATGTGCTTCTTGTCAGCGCCATGCCCCACAAATTCACATGCCGCCACATGAATTGATTCCCGTCACATCGGCTTGGCCCTTCTACAAATGGGCAATCAATTTGGTGGGTGCATTCTCGGATGGAAAACACTTAGTGGTAGCGATTGACTTCTTCACCAAATGGGTTGAAGCGAAACCATTGAAGAGCATAACGGGAAAACAAATTGTGAATTTTGTCTGGGAGGAAATAGTGTGCCGTTTCGGGATACCTCATGAGATC GGATCAGGGGTAGGTTGGACACAGATAGGAAAGGCTGGGCTGATGAGCTCTCGAAAGTCTTGTGGGCTTTTCCAGACAACACCCAAAGGCAGTAACAGAGAAACGCCATTCAGCCTCGTCTACGGTTCGGAAGCAGTAATACCAGCAGAAATCGCTGTGCCTACCCAACGCGTTTTAGAATTCAATGATGAGTCTAACAttgttaacttgaaagaaaatttggATTTATTGGAAGAGAGGCATGAAATCACCGCTATCAGGGAAGCGTCTAATAAACAGAAAATTTCCAAGTACTACAACCAACGCGTAAAGGACAGTAGTTTCCGTCCCGGTGATTACGTATGGCGCAACAACAATGCTAGCTGGGTTGAGGACACTGGTAAGCTGGGACCTAAATGGGAGGGTCCGTGTGTGGTTGTTGACGCTTTGGGTAACGGAGCGTACAATTTGAAGACGCATGATGGCAAGTTTGTGCCTCGCATTTGGAACGCAACCAATCTCAAGAAATTCTATGTCTAG